The Hevea brasiliensis isolate MT/VB/25A 57/8 chromosome 1, ASM3005281v1, whole genome shotgun sequence genome has a window encoding:
- the LOC131178779 gene encoding uncharacterized protein LOC131178779: MAYVDHAFSITDDDIMIESSYVVNNRPPVKEIALAVSLLVFGVTGIVLGIFMASNKIGGDRAHGLFFAILGVVLFIPGFYYTRIAYYAYKGYKGFSFANIPPV, from the exons ATGGCTTATGTAGACCATGCCTTCTCCATTACGGACGACGACATAATGATCGAGTCATCTTACGTTGTCAACAATCGCCCTCCCGTCAAGGAGATTGCTCTCGCCGTCTCTCTCCTAGTTTTCGGCGTCACCGGCATCGTTTTGGGCATTTTTATGGCTTCCAACAAAATCGGCGGTGACCGTGCTCATG ggcTTTTCTTTGCGATTCTCGGAGTAGTACTGTTTATACCTGGATTTTATTATACAAGGATTGCTTACTATGCTTATAAGGGATACAAAGGCTTCTCCTTCGCCAACATACCACCCGTCTAG